A genomic region of Lodderomyces elongisporus chromosome 5, complete sequence contains the following coding sequences:
- the CCA1 gene encoding CCA tRNA nucleotidyltransferase, mitochondrial — MKQHTISLNDSEQKIRNLLVGYCDYYRNQGGKPLTLRITGGWVRDKLLCNESQDIDIAIDHLSGVDFVNGLQNYLIEQDPEMSMRHVHTIKMNPSKSKHLETCTTKLYDIDLDFVNLRSEEYTEESRVPVIEFGTPKEDAMRRDATLNALFYNLNEQKIEDFTGKGLQDLQDGVLRTPLSPVKTFLDDPLRILRLIRFACKFDFKIEKKTLEAMMELHNQKALSTKISKERIEIELRKALVSKNPSYGLRLIYHCNLVKSIFYVDGLGFDETAMKHSVKRIPHHLLAASAIYPYFEQQIHKSTIHMSRALEIFDDDSKFNFWLSMILHPYSTVPRVKNKDVYDQFLRVGLKCKKSDINKISAINLVSRTTIDQFLEAPQSVKRSDLGLYLREFPDFASLNLLVQCFIDCIHNVHVDGSLLLPPPPSPTTADLSLRNKKLINETIAKYESLFSHINQLGLEDVHIMKPLLEGRTIAKELEKKPGPWMKPVTDEVLKWQLDNPSGSAEECMMYIKSKVTL, encoded by the coding sequence ATGAAACAGCACACAATTCTGTTGAATGATTCTGAACAAAAGATTCGCAATTTGCTCGTAGGGTATTGCGACTACTACAGAAACCAAGGTGGGAAACCATTAACACTACGCATCACTGGTGGATGGGTACGTGATAAACTCTTATGCAATGAGAGTCAGGATATTGACATTGCAATCGATCACTTGCTGGGAGTAGACTTTGTTAATGGATTGCAAAATTATCTCATTGAGCAGGACCCAGAAATGTCAATGAGACATGTGCATACTATCAAGATGAACCCGCTGAAATCTAAGCATTTGGAAACATGTACTACAAAATTGTACGATATCGATTTGGACTTTGTCAACTTGCGTTCAGAAGAATACACTGAGGAGAGCCGTGTCCCCGTGATCGAGTTTGGCACACCAAAAGAAGATGCAATGAGGCGGGATGCCACGTTGAATGCGTTGTTTTACAATTTGAATGAGCAGAAAATTGAAGACTTTACTGGTAAAGGGTTGCAAGATTTACAAGATGGCGTTTTGCGAACTCCACTATCGCCAGTGAAAACGTTTCTTGATGATCCATTAAGAATTTTGCGATTAATCAGATTTGCATGTAAATTCGATTTCAAAATCGAAAAAAAGACGTTGGAGGCCATGATGGAGTTGCACAACCAAAAGGCACTCTCAACCAAGATCAGTAAGGAGAGAATTGAAATAGAATTGAGAAAGGCATTGGTGAGCAAGAACCCGAGCTATGGATTGAGATTGATTTATCATTGTAACTTGGTAAAGAGTATATTCTACGTTGATGGATTAGGATTCGATGAAACGGCAATGAAACACTCTGTTAAACGTATTCCACACCATTTGTTAGCAGCAAGTGCCATCTACCCATACTTTGAACAACAAATCCATAAAAGTACAATTCATATGCTGCGTGCTCTTGAAATTTTTGACGACGATTCAAAGTTTAATTTCTGGCTCTCGATGATATTGCATCCTTATTCAACTGTGCCACGAGTCAAGAATAAGGATGTATACGACCAATTTCTACGAGTTGGATtgaaatgcaaaaaaagcGATATTAACAAGATATCAGCCATCAACTTGGTCAGTAGAACTACGATTGACCAGTTTTTGGAAGCGCCACAAAGTGTAAAAAGATCAGATTTGGGTTTGTATTTACGAGAGTTTCCAGACTTTGCCAGCTTGAACTTGCTTGTTCAATGCTTCATAGACTGCATCCACAACGTTCATGTGGATGGATCTCTACTCttgccaccaccaccatcaccaacaaCGGCTGACCTCTCattaagaaacaaaaaactcATCAATGAGACTATAGCGAAATATGAGTCATTATTTTCACACATTAATCAGTTGGGACTTGAAGATGTGCACATTATGAAACCATTGCTTGAGGGAAGGACAATTGCCAAAGAGCTTGAGAAGAAGCCTGGACCGTGGATGAAGCCTGTAACAGACGAGGTGTTGAAGTGGCAATTGGATAATCCTAGTGGAAGTGCTGAAGAATGTATGATGTATATAAAAAGTAAGGTGACTCTATAG
- the ARO1 gene encoding 3-dehydroquinate dehydratase (3-dehydroquinase) yields MSIEKVSILGKESIHVGYGIQSHIVEETIKCLASSTYVIISDTNMSKTPTYEKLQDSFQKELAKQRPQSRLLTYLIPPGENHKNRETKAEVEDFLLQQGCTRDTVILAVGGGVIGDMIGFVAATFMRGVRVVQVPTTLLSMVDSSVGGKTAIDTELGKNFIGAFHQPEFVFCDVSFLQTLPKRQLINGMAEVVKTAAIWDETEFTRLEGFAKRFLAEISAPTPNLESIKDELIKTVLGSVRVKAFVVSADEKEGGLRNLLNFGHTIGHAIEAILTPEALHGECVSIGMIKEAELSRYLGILPPSAVARLSKCLAAYGLPISVDEKIFSKIIGAKKNNLKIDSLIKKMLIDKKNDGSKIRCVLLESIGKCYESKAHQIFKEDIQVVMTDEVFVHPFANRHPESVSITPPGSKSISNRALILAALGEGTTRIKNLLHSDDTKHMLDAVVLMKGATVSFEDSGDTVVVQGHGGKLFACKEEIYLGNAGTASRFLTAVAALVNSTQDEKSVTLTGNARMQERPIAALVDALTTNGSKVDYLNKQGSLPLKIEAGNGFKGGRIELAATTSSQYVSAILMCAPYAEKEVTLSLVGGKPISQLYIDMTIAMMKDFGVDVTKSETEEYTYHIPKAVYQNPQEYVVESDASSATYPLAFAALTNSSCTIPNIGSSSLQGDARFAVDVLKPMGCTVEQTSKSTTVTGPPIGTLKALPEIDMEPMTDAFLTASVVAAVSQGTTTISGIANQRVKECNRIKAMVDELAKFGVSADETEDGISIHGVQLKDLKTPGGRGVKTYDDHRVAMSFSLLAGLCKDPVLIQERSTTGKTWPGWWDVLHSKFNAKLEGHEYIRQRSGSLRNGDRSIVIIGMRAAGKTTLSRWLAEHLNFKLLDLDQYLEKKLAVDIKLLVKEKGWDYFREKETEVLNECLEKFGKGHILATGGGIVEGEKPREALKNYTKSGGIVLHLHRDLKETVNFLSKDPTRPAYSDDIEEVWKRREKWYHECSNYHFYSTHCTSEAEFANLKLVFAKFVSKITGDDTFVLPATRSTFVTLTYPDLRKVPSLIKDVSETSNAVELRVDLLANQETAYIAEQIGLLRSVATDLPILYTVRTKSQCGQYPDEDEEGMRKLLMFGLKMGVDIIDLQLISSPSTIAEVISKRGHTKIIASHHDFTGDLKWDNVEWKNKYAQGVSIDADFVKLVGMAKTFDDNLLLENFRRQNTEKPLIGINMGPQGKLSRVLNKVLTPVTHELITDKPIGVGQLSLKEINQALFQIGGLLEKEFWVVGFPVSHSRSPALHNAAYAALGLPYKFDIFETDDAEKVYTQLMQKPTFGGLAVTIPLKLDIKKYCTELSESAKLIGAVNTVTPIADGRKGFLGDNTDWIGIANSFKKADFALASGVTNGLVVGGGGTSRAAIFALHSLGCQKIYLLNRTESKLQDLVDSFPDYDLEILSEKNASSVSIGLVVSCVPGDKALDETLMKKLDGVLSNNKGDKQTRPLLLEAAYKPRVTPIMELAKEKYDWTVIPGVEMLVNQGEAQFKLHTGYTAPYKVIHSAVLNE; encoded by the coding sequence ATGTCGATTGAAAAAGTGTCCATTTTGGGCAAGGAGAGTATACATGTTGGTTATGGGATACAGAGCCACATTGTGGAGGAGACCATCAAATGTTTGGCCTCGTCAACTTATGTGATTATCTCAGACACAAACATGTCCAAGACCCCCACATACGAGAAGTTGCAAGACAGCTTTCAAAAGGAGTTGGCCAAGCAAAGACCGCAATCGAGGTTGCTCACTTACCTCATCCCACCAGGAGAAAACCACAAGAATCGTGAAACCAAGGCCGAGGTTGAGGATTTCCTTCTCCAACAAGGATGTACTCGAGATACAGTTATTTTGGCCGTTGGCGGAGGTGTGATTGGAGACATGATTGGGTTTGTTGCTGCAACTTTTATGAGAGGAGTAAGGGTTGTTCAAGTTCCAACAACATTGCTTTCAATGGTTGACTCTTCAGTTGGTGGAAAGACAGCTATTGATACTGAGTTGGGAAAGAATTTCATTGGTGCATTCCACCAACCTGAATTTGTCTTTTGCGATGTCTCTTTCTTGCAAACATTACCAAAGAGACAACTCATCAACGGTATGGCTGAAGTTGTTAAAACAGCTGCTATCTGGGACGAAACCGAATTCACTAGGTTGGAAGGGTTCGCCAAAAGATTTCTTGCTGAGATCTCAGCGCCAACTCCTAATTTAGAGTCGATAAAGGACGAATTGATAAAGACCGTTTTGGGATCAGTTAGAGTCAAGgcatttgttgtttctgcTGATGAGAAAGAAGGTGGCTTGAGAAACTTGTTAAACTTTGGTCACACTATTGGCCATGCCATTGAAGCCATTCTTACACCAGAAGCATTACATGGTGAGTGTGTATCCATTGGTATGATCAAGGAGGCTGAATTGTCGAGATATTTGGGAATCTTGCCACCCTCGGCTGTTGCTAGACTTTCCAAGTGCTTGGCAGCATATGGATTGCCTATCTCCGTTGACGAAAAGATTTTCTCCAAAATTATTGgtgcaaagaaaaacaacctCAAGATTGATTCTTTGATCAAAAAGATGTTGATTGACAAGAAGAACGATGGAAGCAAGATTAGATGCGTTTTGCTTGAATCTATTGGCAAATGTTACGAATCTAAAGCCCACCAAATTTTCAAGGAAGATATTCAGGTTGTAATGACCGATGAAGTGTTTGTGCACCCATTTGCAAACCGTCATCCAGAATCTGTATCAATTACACCACCAGGATCCAAATCCATTTCCAACCGTGCACTTATTTTGGCAGCATTGGGTGAGGGTACGACAAGAATCAAGAACTTGTTGCATTCAGATGATACAAAGCACATGCTTGATGCCGTTGTCTTGATGAAAGGTGCAACCGTCTCCTTTGAAGATAGCGGAGACACTGTTGTTGTGCAAGGACACGGAGGCAAATTGTTTGCATGCAAGGAAGAAATCTACTTGGGTAACGCTGGTACAGCTTCAAGATTCTTAACTGCTGTGGCTGCTTTGGTCAACAGCACACAAGACGAAAAGAGTGTTACTTTAACAGGTAATGCAAGAATGCAAGAAAGACCCATTGCGGCTTTGGTAGATGCTCTTACTACAAACGGATCAAAAGTTGATTatttaaacaaacaagGATCGTTGCCATTAAAAATCGAGGCTGGAAACGGGTTCAAAGGTGGAAGAATCGAATTAGCTGCCACTACATCTTCGCAATATGTTTCTGCCATCCTCATGTGTGCACCATACGCTGAAAAAGAAGTGACATTGTCTCTTGTTGGTGGTAAACCAATTTCCCAATTGTACATTGACATGACGATTGCCATGATGAAAGattttggtgttgatgtCACCAAATCAGAGACTGAAGAGTACACTTACCATATACCCAAGGCAGTTTACCAAAATCCACAAGAATACGTTGTTGAGTCAGATGCATCATCTGCCACATACCCATTGGCATTTGCAGCATTGACCAATAGTTCGTGCACAATTCCCAACATTGGATCATCGTCTTTGCAAGGAGATGCCAGATTTGCCGTTGATGTGTTGAAACCAATGGGATGTACAGTGGAGCAGACTTCAAAGTCCACCACGGTGACAGGTCCTCCAATCGGTACATTGAAGGCATTGCCCGAGATTGATATGGAACCCATGACTGATGCATTCTTGACCGCATCTGTTGTTGCAGCTGTTTCTCAAGGTACAACTACTATTTCGGGAATTGCCAATCAGAGAGTCAAGGAGTGTAACAGAATCAAGGCAATGGTTGACGAGTTGGCCAAGTTTGGTGTTTCTGCCGATGAGACTGAAGACGGAATCAGTATCCATGGGGTTCAGCTCAAAGACTTGAAGACACCAGGTGGCAGAGGTGTTAAAACCTATGACGACCACAGAGTTGCAATGTCATTTTCACTTTTGGCTGGTTTGTGCAAAGATCCTGTTTTGATTCAAGAGCGCTCAACTACTGGTAAGACGTGGCCCGGTTGGTGGGATGTCTTGCACTCCAAGTTCAATGCCAAGCTTGAAGGTCACGAATATATAAGACAACGTAGTGGTTCATTGAGAAATGGCGATAGAAGCATTGTGATTATAGGCATGAGAGCTGCTGGCAAAACAACATTATCCAGATGGCTTGCAGAGCACTTgaatttcaaattgttaGATTTGGACCaatatttggaaaagaaacttgCAGTTGACATTAAGTTGCTCGTTAAGGAAAAAGGATGGGACTATTTCCGTGAAAAAGAGACTGAAGTATTAAATGAATGTCTTGAGAAATTTGGCAAAGGTCATATTTTGGCCACCGGTGGCGGTATCGTTGAAGGCGAAAAGCCAAGAGAGGCGTTGAAAAACTACACCAAGTCTGGCGGAATAGTTTTACACTTGCATCGTGACTTGAAAGAAACAGTAAACTTTTTAAGTAAAGATCCAACAAGACCAGCATATTCGGATGACATTGAAGAAGTTTGGAAGAGAAGGGAAAAATGGTACCACGAGTGTTCCAACTACCATTTCTACTCTACCCACTGTACTTCAGAAGCTGAATTTGCCAACTTGAAATTGGTCTTTGCAAAGTTTGTATCGAAAATCACTGGTGATGATACTTTTGTGCTTCCTGCTACGCGCTCAACATTTGTTACATTGACTTATCCCGATTTGAGAAAAGTTCCTTCACTTATAAAGGATGTGTCGGAAACTTCCAATGCCGTAGAGTTGCGTGTTGATTTGTTGGCTAATCAGGAGACTGCATATATTGCAGAGCAAATTGGACTTTTGCGCTCAGTAGCTACGGATTTGCCAATCCTTTATACAGTGAGAACCAAGTCTCAATGTGGGCAATACCCtgatgaggatgaagaaggtaTGAGAAAGTTGCTCATGTTTGGTTTAAAGATGGGTGTTGATATTATTGACTTGCAATTGATTAGTTCACCATCAACTATTGCCGAGGTGATTAGCAAAAGAGGTCACACAAAGATTATTGCATCGCATCACGATTTCACAGGTGATTTGAAATGGGATAATGTTGaatggaaaaacaaatatgcGCAAGGTGTTAGTATTGATGCCGATTTTGTCAAGTTGGTTGGTATGGCCAAGACATTTGATGACAATTTGCTTTTGGAGAATTTCAGAAGACAAAACACTGAAAAGCCATTGATTGGTATCAATATGGGGCCACAGGGTAAATTGTCAAGAGTGTTGAATAAAGTGTTGACTCCAGTTACACACGAACTCATTACTGATAAACCAATAGGTGTTGGCCAATTATCACTCAAGGAGATCAATCAAgcactttttcaaattggcggtcttttggaaaaagagTTTTGGGTTGTTGGTTTTCCTGTGAGCCATTCAAGATCACCAGCCTTGCATAATGCCGCATACGCTGCATTGGGATTACCTTATAAGTTTGACATTTTTGAAACCGATGATGCTGAAAAAGTTTATACTCAACTTATGCAAAAGCCCACCTTTGGCGGTTTGGCGGTAACTATTCCACTCAAATTGGATATTAAGAAGTATTGTACTGAATTGTCTGAGTCTGCTAAATTGATTGGTGCAGTGAATACTGTTACCCCAATCGCAGATGGTAGAAAAGGATTCCTTGGTGACAATACAGATTGGATTGGTATTGCCAATTCATTCAAGAAAGCAGATTTTGCACTTGCGTCAGGAGTTACAAATGGGTtagttgttggtggtggtggtactTCAAGAGCAGccatttttgctttgcaCAGTTTAGGATGTCAAAAGATATACCTCCTCAACAGAACTGAATCCAAGCTTCAAGATTTGGTTGACTCGTTCCCAGATTATGATCTCGAAATTTTACTGGAAAAGAATGCCAGCTCAGTGTCTATAGGCTTGGTTGTTTCTTGTGTTCCTGGTGATAAGGCATTGGATGAAacattgatgaagaaattgGATGGTGTCTTGAGCAATAATAAAGGTGACAAGCAAACAAGACCTTTGCTTTTGGAAGCTGCGTACAAGCCAAGAGTTACACCAATAATGGAATtagcaaaagagaaatacgACTGGACTGTTATTCCAGGTGTAGAGATGTTGGTAAACCAAGGTGAAGCGCAATTCAAGTTGCACACTGGCTACACTGCTCCATATAAAGTTATCCACTCAGCTGTCTTGAACGAGTAG